The nucleotide window AACGTTTCGTACGAACGACAACCGCTCTGACTACATCACCTTTTTTGACAACGCCGCCTGGTGTTGCTTGTTTTACAGAACAAACGATCAAATCACCAATTTGAGCTGTACGACGTCCCGTACCGCCGAGTACGCGGATACACATCAGTTCCTTCGCACCGGAGTTGTCAGCCACAGTCAAACGTGTAAATGG belongs to Paenibacillus sp. FSL H8-0079 and includes:
- the rplN gene encoding 50S ribosomal protein L14, producing MIQPFTRLTVADNSGAKELMCIRVLGGTGRRTAQIGDLIVCSVKQATPGGVVKKGDVVRAVVVRTKRSIRRKDGSYIGFDENAAVVVKDDKSPRGTRIFGPVARELRDKDFMKIVSLAPEVI